A stretch of Pseudomonas taetrolens DNA encodes these proteins:
- the gbdR gene encoding choline metabolism transcriptional regulator GbdR codes for MTSFNSGAQPQNRAPQSIGFLLLDNFTLISLASAIEPLRMANQLSGRELYRWSTLSADGSQVWASDGLQVTPDASMYKAPVLDMVIVCGGVGIQRTVNREHVSWLQSQARQSRRLGAVCTGSWALAYAGLLDGFDCSVHWECLASMQEAFPRVSMSTRLFTLDRSRFTSSGGTAPLDMMLHLISRDHGRELSAAISEMFVYERIRNEQDHQRVPLKHMLGTNQPKLQEIVALMEANLEEPIDLDELAVYVAVSRRQLERLFQKYLHCSPSRYYLKLRLVRARQLLKQTPMSIIEVAAVCGFVSTPHFSKCYREYFGIPPRDERVGSNTAQQTTLVPIPQSLLMTPLAGPMSALNQARNESTFASVRL; via the coding sequence ATGACGTCGTTCAACTCCGGGGCCCAACCCCAGAACCGTGCGCCTCAATCCATCGGTTTTTTGCTGCTGGACAATTTCACACTCATTTCCCTGGCGTCTGCGATAGAACCCTTGCGCATGGCCAATCAGCTGTCCGGCCGCGAGTTGTACCGATGGAGCACCCTCAGCGCGGATGGCAGCCAGGTCTGGGCCAGTGATGGCCTGCAAGTGACCCCCGATGCCAGCATGTACAAGGCTCCGGTGCTGGACATGGTGATTGTCTGTGGAGGTGTTGGCATTCAACGCACCGTCAACCGCGAACATGTGTCATGGCTGCAAAGCCAGGCGCGTCAGTCCCGTCGCTTGGGTGCAGTCTGTACCGGCAGTTGGGCGTTGGCCTACGCAGGTTTGCTCGACGGTTTTGATTGCAGCGTGCATTGGGAGTGTCTGGCCTCCATGCAGGAAGCCTTCCCGCGGGTATCCATGAGCACACGTCTGTTCACTCTGGATCGCAGCCGTTTCACCAGTTCGGGCGGCACCGCGCCGCTGGACATGATGCTGCACCTGATCAGCCGTGATCATGGTCGCGAGTTGTCGGCAGCCATTTCTGAGATGTTCGTCTATGAACGCATTCGTAACGAGCAGGATCACCAGCGGGTCCCCCTCAAGCACATGCTCGGTACTAACCAGCCTAAATTGCAGGAAATCGTTGCCTTGATGGAGGCCAACCTCGAAGAGCCCATCGACCTCGACGAACTGGCGGTGTACGTCGCGGTGTCACGACGTCAGCTGGAGCGGCTGTTTCAGAAATACTTGCACTGCTCACCGTCGCGCTACTACCTCAAGCTGCGACTGGTGCGGGCACGGCAATTGCTCAAGCAAACACCCATGTCGATCATTGAAGTGGCAGCGGTCTGCGGCTTTGTGTCGACCCCGCACTTTTCGAAGTGTTACCGCGAATACTTCGGCATCCCTCCACGGGATGAGCGCGTAGGTTCCAATACCGCACAGCAGACCACCCTGGTACCGATTCCGCAGTCGTTGCTAATGACCCCGTTGGCCGGGCCGATGTCTGCCTTGAACCAGGCACGCAACGAATCGACCTTTGCCAGTGTGAGGTTGTAG
- a CDS encoding thioesterase family protein, giving the protein MSALNTYSTPILEEWVDYNGHLRDAFYLLIFSYATDALMDRLGLDSQSREASGHSLFTLELHMNYLHEVKLGAQVEVRTQLIGHDKKRLHLYHSLHLAGDEQTLAGNEQMLLHVDLAGPHSAPFSEHTLALLQAIEIQQRTLPRPAYVGRVIGLPKAA; this is encoded by the coding sequence ATGTCCGCACTCAACACCTACAGCACACCGATCCTTGAAGAGTGGGTCGATTACAACGGGCATCTGCGGGATGCGTTTTACCTGCTGATTTTCAGCTATGCCACCGACGCCCTGATGGACCGCCTGGGACTGGACAGCCAGAGCCGCGAGGCCAGCGGTCATTCGCTGTTCACCCTGGAGCTGCACATGAACTACCTGCACGAAGTGAAGCTCGGCGCGCAGGTTGAAGTCCGCACCCAACTCATCGGCCACGATAAAAAACGCCTGCATCTCTATCACAGCCTGCACCTGGCCGGTGATGAGCAGACCCTCGCCGGCAACGAACAAATGCTGCTGCACGTCGACCTCGCCGGGCCACATTCAGCGCCGTTCAGCGAACACACGCTGGCGCTGCTGCAAGCGATCGAAATCCAGCAACGCACTTTGCCCAGGCCGGCATATGTCGGCCGTGTGATCGGTTTGCCAAAGGCCGCCTGA
- a CDS encoding L-carnitine dehydrogenase — protein MTFITHIKTFAALGSGVIGSGWIARALAHGLDVVAWDPAPGAETALRKRVAKAWPALEKSGLSQGASQTRLRFVSTIEECVRDADFIQESAPERLDLKLTLHSQISAAAKPRALIASSTSGLLPSEFYETATHPERCIVGHPFNPVYLLPLVEVVGGQKTAPEAIQAAIQVYQSLGMRPLHVRKEVPGFIADRLLEALWREALHLVNDGVATTGEIDDAIRFGAGLRWSFMGTFMTYTLAGGDAGMRHFMNQFGPALQLPWTYLTAPELTEKLVDDVVEGTCEQLGSHSIAALESYRDDCLLAVMEAINATKLKHGIALHD, from the coding sequence ATGACGTTCATCACCCACATCAAAACCTTTGCCGCGCTTGGCAGCGGTGTTATCGGCAGCGGCTGGATCGCCCGCGCACTGGCCCATGGGCTGGATGTGGTGGCCTGGGACCCTGCTCCGGGAGCCGAGACTGCGTTGCGCAAGCGTGTGGCCAAGGCCTGGCCGGCACTGGAGAAAAGCGGTCTGAGCCAAGGCGCCTCACAGACCCGGCTGCGTTTTGTCAGCACCATTGAAGAATGCGTCCGCGATGCCGATTTCATTCAGGAAAGCGCTCCGGAACGACTCGATCTCAAGCTCACGCTGCACAGCCAGATCAGTGCTGCGGCCAAGCCCCGGGCCCTGATTGCGTCCAGCACCTCAGGGCTACTACCCAGCGAGTTCTATGAAACTGCCACGCATCCTGAGCGCTGCATTGTCGGTCACCCGTTCAACCCGGTGTATTTGCTGCCACTGGTCGAAGTCGTCGGCGGTCAAAAAACCGCGCCCGAGGCGATTCAGGCGGCGATCCAGGTCTATCAGTCCCTGGGCATGCGCCCGCTGCATGTGCGCAAGGAAGTGCCTGGGTTTATCGCCGATCGTTTGCTCGAGGCGTTGTGGCGAGAAGCCTTGCACCTGGTCAATGACGGCGTGGCCACCACCGGTGAGATCGATGATGCGATCCGCTTTGGTGCCGGGTTGCGTTGGTCGTTCATGGGCACCTTCATGACCTACACCCTGGCAGGCGGGGATGCGGGCATGCGTCATTTCATGAACCAGTTCGGCCCGGCCCTGCAACTGCCCTGGACGTATCTGACCGCCCCCGAGCTGACCGAAAAACTGGTTGATGACGTAGTGGAAGGCACCTGTGAACAATTGGGCAGCCATAGCATTGCCGCGCTGGAAAGCTATCGTGATGATTGCCTGTTGGCCGTCATGGAGGCCATAAACGCCACCAAACTCAAACATGGCATCGCCCTTCACGACTGA
- a CDS encoding BKACE family enzyme, with protein MNHDVIITCALTGAGDTSGRSHLVPITPKQIADAAVEAAKAGATVVHCHVRDPKTGQFSRDVALYRELMERIREADIDIIVNLTAGMGGDLHIGPGENPMEFGPNTDLVGPLTRLAHVEALLPEICTLDCGTLNFGDGDTIYVSTPAQLRAGARRIQELGVKAELEIFDTGHLWFAKQMIKEGLLDDPLFQLCLGIPWGAPADTTSMKAMVDNLPANAVWAGFGIGRMQMPMAAQAVLLGGNVRVGLEDNLWLDRGVLATNGQLVERATEILSRLGSRVLTPAEGRVKMGLKERR; from the coding sequence ATGAACCACGACGTCATCATCACCTGTGCACTCACCGGTGCCGGCGACACCTCTGGCCGCAGCCACTTGGTGCCGATCACCCCCAAGCAAATTGCCGACGCCGCCGTGGAGGCCGCCAAAGCCGGGGCCACGGTGGTGCATTGCCACGTACGCGATCCAAAAACCGGTCAGTTCAGCCGTGATGTGGCGCTGTACCGGGAACTGATGGAGCGTATCCGCGAGGCCGACATCGACATCATCGTCAACCTCACAGCCGGCATGGGCGGCGACTTGCACATTGGCCCTGGCGAAAACCCGATGGAGTTTGGTCCCAACACCGACCTGGTCGGGCCGCTGACCCGTCTGGCGCATGTCGAAGCGTTGCTGCCTGAAATCTGCACCCTGGATTGCGGCACCCTGAACTTTGGCGACGGCGACACCATTTATGTGTCTACGCCAGCGCAACTGCGCGCTGGCGCCAGGCGTATCCAGGAGCTGGGGGTAAAAGCCGAGCTGGAAATATTCGACACCGGCCACCTCTGGTTTGCCAAACAAATGATCAAGGAAGGCCTGCTCGACGATCCACTGTTCCAGCTGTGCCTGGGCATTCCGTGGGGGGCGCCGGCAGACACCACCAGCATGAAGGCCATGGTCGACAACCTGCCGGCCAATGCGGTGTGGGCCGGGTTTGGCATTGGTCGCATGCAAATGCCAATGGCAGCACAGGCGGTACTGCTGGGCGGCAACGTGCGGGTCGGGCTGGAAGACAATCTGTGGCTGGACCGTGGTGTATTGGCCACGAACGGTCAACTGGTCGAGCGCGCCACCGAGATCCTCAGCCGCCTCGGCTCACGCGTACTCACCCCGGCCGAAGGGCGGGTAAAGATGGGCCTTAAAGAACGCCGCTGA
- a CDS encoding choline ABC transporter substrate-binding protein, whose translation MKRLISCCLLALSATPLLSPHVFAAEDASCKNVRMGVVNWTDVIATSAMAQTLLDGLGYKTKQTSASQQIIFAGMRDNRLDLFLGYWNPTMNGSIAPFLAAKQITVLPEPSLKDAKATLAVPTYLADKGLKTFADIARFEKELGGKIYGIEPGSGANTKITAMIDENRFGLGKFQLVESSEAGMLSAVARAVKRNEPIVFFGWAPHPMNIQQDMTYLSGSEDALGPNEGQASVWTVTMPDYASRCPNVSRLLSNLTFSAEDESRMMQPLLDHKDAQASARQWLKDHPQDQQRWLEGVTTVDGKPAAEHLKLSTQ comes from the coding sequence ATGAAGCGACTGATCAGCTGTTGCCTGTTAGCACTCAGCGCCACGCCGTTACTCAGCCCCCACGTATTCGCCGCAGAAGATGCATCCTGCAAAAACGTGCGCATGGGTGTCGTCAACTGGACCGATGTGATCGCCACCAGCGCCATGGCGCAAACCCTGCTCGACGGTCTCGGCTATAAAACCAAACAAACCAGCGCCTCTCAGCAAATCATTTTTGCCGGGATGCGCGATAACCGGCTGGACCTGTTCCTGGGCTACTGGAATCCAACCATGAACGGGAGCATCGCCCCCTTTTTGGCTGCCAAGCAAATCACAGTGCTGCCCGAGCCCAGCCTCAAAGATGCCAAGGCCACGCTCGCCGTGCCAACGTATCTGGCCGACAAGGGCCTGAAAACCTTTGCTGACATCGCCAGGTTCGAGAAAGAGCTGGGCGGCAAGATCTACGGCATCGAGCCGGGCTCAGGGGCCAATACCAAGATCACGGCGATGATTGATGAAAACCGGTTCGGCCTGGGCAAGTTCCAATTGGTGGAGTCCAGCGAAGCCGGGATGCTCTCGGCCGTCGCCCGCGCGGTCAAACGCAACGAACCCATCGTGTTTTTTGGCTGGGCACCGCACCCGATGAATATCCAGCAAGACATGACCTACCTCAGCGGCAGCGAAGATGCATTGGGCCCGAACGAAGGCCAGGCCTCGGTCTGGACCGTCACCATGCCGGACTACGCCAGCCGTTGCCCGAATGTCAGCCGTTTGCTGAGCAACCTGACGTTCAGTGCCGAAGACGAGAGCCGCATGATGCAGCCGCTGCTGGATCACAAGGACGCTCAAGCCTCAGCCCGCCAGTGGCTCAAGGATCATCCTCAAGACCAGCAGCGCTGGCTCGAAGGTGTCACCACAGTGGATGGCAAACCGGCCGCAGAACACCTGAAACTCAGCACTCAATAA